The Subtercola sp. PAMC28395 genome segment TCACCGAGATGAGGGCACGCTTGATCGGAATGACGTCGCGATGGCGAAAGAGTGAGGGGTCGTGGCGTGAAGTGCTCATGAGAGGGTGGAACTCCTAGGGGAATCGGGGTGGTTCGGGGTCAGTGCGAGCCTGTTGTTCGCGATGTCGAGCACAGCCTGGACGAGCAGTTCGCGTTCGACCACCTTGATGCGCTCGTGGAGGGAGCTTTCAGTGTCGTCGCTGCGCACGTCGACGGCCTGTTGCACAAGCACCGGGCCGGTGTCGACACCCTCATCGACGACATGCACCGTCACACCGGTCTCAAGCGCACCGGCCGCCAGCGCATCGCGCACGGCGTGGGCACCGGGAAAGGCCGGAAGGAGGGCCGGATGGGTGTTGATGAGGTTCGGCGAGAGGGCGGTCACCACTCGCGGCGGCAGAATCCGCATGAAGCCGGCGCAGACAACCAGGTCGGGCGACCATTGCGTGATCTGTGCAAGCAGCTCGTCACCCCAGGCGGCACGCGAGTCGAACGACGACGGGTAGACAGTGAAGGCCGGCACACCGAATTCCTCGGCGAACGCGAGGCCCGCGGCATCGGTGTCGGAACCGACCGCAACCACCCGGGCAGGGTACTGGGCGTCGGTCGAAGCTTCGAGAAGGGCACGAAGGTTGGACCCACCGCCCGAAATGAGAACGACTATCGACAGCACCCACACAGTTTAGAGGCTCTGGCAGACGATGGTGTCTACTGCGCCGGGCTCTGCACGGGTTCCGCTGGCCGTCGACGCACGCCGGCAGCGACCAGGCCTGCCGACCCGGATACTCCGCAGCTGACGAACGCCCAGAGGAACACTGCCGAAGGATCGGGCCCGACGTCTGCCAGCCGGCCAGGGCCGATGGCGCCGCCTGACCACATCGCGAGCAGGGCGAGGAGGCCGGCAGCGACGAGGGCTGTTGCGAACCCCGTGCCGAGTGTTTGCCCGATTCCTCGCACGGTAAGGGCGAAGTGCAGCTCGGGCCGCGACCGCATCAGAGTCGTAATGAGAAAGGTGATGACCACCGGCACGAGGAGTGCTATGAACCCGATCGCCGAGGAATGAGGGAGCGCCCCGAACACCGGCACCGAGGGAATCAGGCCCAGCTGGGTGCCGAGGGGTGAGACTGCCGTACCGGTTCCCAGCGCAAACCCCGGTCCGAGCATCCAACTGGCAGCCCAG includes the following:
- the purN gene encoding phosphoribosylglycinamide formyltransferase, translated to MLSIVVLISGGGSNLRALLEASTDAQYPARVVAVGSDTDAAGLAFAEEFGVPAFTVYPSSFDSRAAWGDELLAQITQWSPDLVVCAGFMRILPPRVVTALSPNLINTHPALLPAFPGAHAVRDALAAGALETGVTVHVVDEGVDTGPVLVQQAVDVRSDDTESSLHERIKVVERELLVQAVLDIANNRLALTPNHPDSPRSSTLS